A DNA window from Luteolibacter luteus contains the following coding sequences:
- a CDS encoding TonB-dependent receptor: MKTSSIALFAVATAPLAAQVTLPEMTVLAERRGGSVADMPGWTLAEWDRVELSKEAPRTLDELLADEPSFSLYRRQTSLFGNPTSAGVSLRNTGATAASRTLVLLDGIPQNDPFGGWVYWARHDPATLESVRIVPSARSVVWGNQSPAGVVQLTSHPAFEERHLLRIGGGSQGTISAATSHNLVGEDGKLAFAFSAFGMHSDGFDAVPSWQRGIIDRRLDIDVIGADLKVAWLAAPGLVVEPKFSWYEENRGNGTPLAGNSTEAIDLSLRITSEADAGFSWQALAYYQQRRFESMFTSVNAARSAENPSLDQFHVPGTGTGGAFTLKWEPAGPWSVTAGADLRQIHGATNEDATFIGGRFTRRRQAGGEQGLTGLFVSAGYEMESRTRIDASLRGDAWWLEDGRRLETSLVTGLPLRTDIQPDRDGVEPSFSLALTHPATDDLELGLSAGTSFRLPTLNELHRPFRVRNDIVEANPALDPERFYSLEGTLDWQAAKSLKFNSALFYNWIRDAIANVPITDPAQIAAIFGTIPAGGSGSQRQNVDEAQVFGVEAGLEWEPRQEWTFGLNGIWSETEFTDSSRQPLLEGKPFPQAPDLRLNASAEWHFTEKLTFFTGYEYGSYQYDDALAARRIPSYTSAKIGATWQAREDLLLHARVDNLFDKEIATGLSSDGIRTIAAPRSLWVGAEWSF, encoded by the coding sequence TTGAAGACCTCCTCCATCGCCCTATTTGCGGTTGCGACCGCCCCCTTGGCAGCGCAGGTAACCCTGCCGGAAATGACGGTTCTTGCCGAACGCCGCGGCGGCAGCGTGGCGGACATGCCCGGCTGGACATTGGCGGAATGGGACCGCGTGGAGCTTTCGAAGGAAGCGCCGCGCACCCTTGATGAACTTCTGGCGGACGAGCCGTCATTCTCCCTCTACCGCCGCCAGACCTCGCTCTTCGGAAATCCCACTTCGGCGGGCGTGAGCCTGCGGAATACCGGTGCCACCGCTGCCTCCCGCACCTTGGTCCTGCTCGATGGCATCCCGCAAAATGATCCCTTCGGCGGCTGGGTTTATTGGGCGCGCCACGACCCGGCGACCTTGGAGTCGGTGCGCATTGTTCCTTCGGCGCGATCCGTCGTGTGGGGCAATCAAAGCCCTGCAGGCGTGGTCCAGCTTACCAGTCATCCGGCCTTTGAAGAGCGGCACCTGCTGCGCATCGGCGGTGGCAGCCAAGGAACGATCTCGGCCGCGACTTCTCACAATCTCGTCGGTGAAGACGGGAAGCTCGCCTTCGCCTTCTCCGCCTTCGGCATGCACTCGGATGGCTTCGATGCCGTTCCTTCCTGGCAGCGCGGGATCATCGACCGGCGGCTCGATATCGATGTCATCGGCGCGGATCTCAAGGTCGCATGGCTCGCCGCGCCTGGCCTCGTCGTGGAGCCGAAGTTCTCCTGGTACGAGGAGAACCGTGGCAATGGCACCCCTCTCGCGGGCAACTCGACCGAGGCCATCGATCTCTCGCTACGCATCACCTCGGAGGCGGACGCCGGCTTCTCATGGCAAGCGCTCGCCTACTATCAGCAGCGCCGCTTTGAATCGATGTTCACTTCGGTGAATGCGGCCCGCAGCGCCGAGAATCCCTCGCTCGACCAATTCCATGTCCCCGGAACCGGCACCGGTGGTGCCTTCACCCTCAAGTGGGAACCCGCAGGGCCATGGTCGGTCACCGCAGGCGCGGACCTTCGTCAAATTCATGGTGCCACGAATGAAGATGCCACCTTCATCGGCGGACGCTTCACCCGTCGTCGCCAAGCCGGCGGCGAGCAAGGGCTCACTGGCCTCTTCGTTTCGGCTGGCTACGAGATGGAGTCGAGGACCCGCATCGATGCCAGCTTGCGCGGCGATGCCTGGTGGCTTGAAGACGGACGGCGCTTGGAGACCTCATTGGTCACCGGCCTGCCGTTGCGCACGGATATCCAGCCGGACCGGGATGGCGTGGAGCCCTCCTTCTCGCTCGCGTTAACGCATCCCGCCACGGACGACCTCGAACTCGGCCTTTCCGCCGGTACCAGCTTCCGCCTGCCCACCCTGAACGAGTTGCATCGCCCCTTCCGGGTGCGGAACGACATCGTGGAAGCAAACCCGGCACTTGATCCCGAGCGCTTCTATAGCCTCGAAGGCACACTCGATTGGCAAGCCGCGAAGAGCCTGAAGTTCAACTCCGCGCTCTTTTACAACTGGATCCGCGATGCCATCGCGAATGTTCCCATCACCGATCCCGCGCAGATCGCCGCCATCTTTGGCACCATCCCCGCGGGTGGTTCCGGCTCGCAGCGCCAGAATGTGGATGAAGCCCAGGTCTTCGGCGTCGAGGCGGGCCTCGAATGGGAGCCACGCCAGGAATGGACCTTCGGTCTCAATGGTATCTGGAGCGAAACCGAGTTCACCGACTCCTCGCGCCAGCCGCTCTTGGAAGGGAAGCCCTTCCCGCAAGCCCCCGATCTGAGGCTGAATGCCTCCGCGGAGTGGCATTTCACGGAGAAGCTCACCTTCTTCACCGGCTACGAATACGGATCCTATCAATACGACGATGCCCTCGCCGCGCGCCGCATCCCCAGCTATACCAGCGCGAAGATCGGCGCGACCTGGCAGGCGCGCGAGGACCTCCTGCTTCATGCTCGCGTGGACAATCTCTTCGACAAGGAGATCGCCACCGGACTCAGCAGCGATGGCATCCGCACGATCGCGGCACCGCGTTCCCTCTGGGTCGGCGCGGAGTGGTCCTTCTGA
- a CDS encoding PQQ-dependent sugar dehydrogenase: MKRLLLAAALTVPLHAQDQPDYSKMKTDQVFEQLCSGCHGKDLSGGQGGSLIDGEWKHGSSDDELLKSIKEGNAQLGMTPFKTILDDRQIRSLVIFIREKEKQAKEKGMTFPKPEPGKVTKTEHESYKIEMVVEEGLKNPWAIAFLPDGRKLVTEKAGRLRIIEADGKLNPEPVKGTPQIIDHGQGGLMEVAVHPDYEKNGWIYLGFADGTREGRDVKTITAYVRGKLKDGEWVEQQQIWKADSKFYTGAGVHFGTRIVFDKGYIYFPVGERGGNMEAQDVENAKGKIYRLFEDGRVPEDNPKFEGKTPVPGLWTYGHRNPQGLDIDPRDGSIYDTEHGPRGGDELNWIQPGHNYGWPVITYGMNYDGTPITGKTAEEGMDQPLTYWQPSIATCGLSFYRGDKFPKWKNDLFAGALAQQEIRRLRIVDHKVTEQEIVLKNIGRVRDVTDAPDGFIYVILNGPDRIVRLVPAE, from the coding sequence ATGAAACGCCTCCTCCTTGCTGCCGCGCTGACGGTGCCGCTCCACGCCCAGGACCAGCCTGACTACTCGAAAATGAAGACCGATCAGGTCTTCGAGCAACTTTGCTCCGGCTGCCACGGCAAGGATCTCAGCGGTGGCCAGGGTGGCTCGCTGATTGATGGCGAGTGGAAGCACGGCAGTTCGGACGATGAGCTACTGAAGTCGATCAAGGAGGGCAATGCCCAGCTGGGGATGACTCCTTTCAAGACCATCCTCGATGACCGCCAGATCCGCTCGCTCGTCATCTTCATCCGCGAAAAGGAGAAGCAGGCGAAGGAGAAGGGCATGACTTTCCCCAAGCCCGAGCCGGGCAAGGTTACCAAGACCGAGCACGAGAGCTACAAGATCGAGATGGTGGTCGAGGAAGGCCTGAAGAACCCCTGGGCCATCGCCTTCCTTCCGGATGGCCGCAAGCTCGTCACCGAGAAGGCGGGCCGCCTCCGCATCATCGAGGCCGATGGCAAGCTGAACCCCGAACCGGTAAAGGGCACGCCGCAGATCATCGATCACGGCCAAGGCGGCTTGATGGAAGTGGCTGTCCATCCGGACTACGAAAAGAACGGCTGGATCTACCTTGGCTTCGCCGATGGGACCCGTGAGGGCCGCGATGTGAAGACGATCACCGCTTACGTCCGCGGGAAGCTGAAGGATGGCGAGTGGGTGGAGCAACAGCAGATCTGGAAGGCTGATTCGAAGTTCTACACCGGTGCCGGCGTCCATTTCGGGACCCGCATCGTCTTCGACAAGGGCTACATCTACTTCCCCGTCGGCGAGCGCGGCGGAAACATGGAGGCTCAGGATGTGGAGAATGCGAAGGGCAAGATTTACCGCCTCTTCGAAGATGGCCGTGTGCCGGAGGACAATCCGAAGTTTGAGGGCAAGACCCCCGTTCCCGGTCTCTGGACCTATGGCCACCGTAATCCGCAGGGCCTCGATATCGATCCGCGCGACGGCTCGATCTACGACACCGAGCACGGCCCGCGCGGTGGCGACGAGCTGAACTGGATCCAGCCCGGCCACAACTACGGCTGGCCGGTCATCACTTACGGCATGAACTACGACGGCACGCCGATCACCGGTAAGACGGCCGAGGAGGGCATGGATCAGCCGCTGACCTACTGGCAGCCGAGTATCGCCACTTGCGGGCTTTCCTTCTACCGCGGCGACAAGTTCCCGAAGTGGAAGAACGACCTCTTTGCCGGGGCGCTTGCCCAGCAGGAGATCCGCCGCCTGCGGATCGTGGATCACAAGGTGACGGAGCAGGAAATCGTGCTGAAGAACATCGGTCGCGTGCGTGACGTCACGGACGCTCCGGACGGTTTCATTTACGTCATTCTGAATGGTCCGGATCGCATTGTGCGGCTGGTTCCGGCAGAGTGA
- a CDS encoding PQQ-dependent sugar dehydrogenase, translating into MKSLLLLTAPALAGAAPLSISAPPDAALVTPHRIEVLAEGLKVPWELRFLPDGRQIFTERIGRVRIIEDGKLLDEPALILPAAQGNKMGLLGLVLAPDFEKTGHLFLAWDKQLGERRFELRMERYRLEGNKLVEPKTIIEGIAANQNHTGCRLEFGPDGKLYMTTGDADQAEGSQKLDQLHGKILRFNADGSVPDDNPFVGKEGARPEIWSYGHRNPQGLAFQPGTGRLYESEHGPLHGDEVNLIEKGANYGWPVISHRREAEGMRVPLIEVTPAVGPGRLLFYQGKAFPELRGSLLLCCLRGSAVFRISLGGDGLPVHIERLWHEKWGRIRFINEAPDGSLWLGTSMQDPPEGRPNEGDDKLIHITADPKGTVEKVAGNAVEPVLLTPATVDPEKIIAAACASCHGPGLAGGEKRGLLSGEFKHVTNPADLEKTIRDGLPAAGMPPASGLLSDRQIGIVAEFIRQKRAASSN; encoded by the coding sequence GTGAAATCCCTGCTCCTCCTCACGGCACCGGCGTTGGCCGGTGCCGCCCCGCTTTCCATTTCCGCTCCACCGGATGCCGCGCTGGTCACCCCGCACCGCATCGAAGTGCTGGCGGAGGGGTTGAAGGTGCCGTGGGAGCTGCGCTTCCTGCCGGATGGGCGGCAGATCTTCACCGAGCGGATCGGCCGGGTGAGGATCATCGAGGATGGGAAGCTTCTGGATGAGCCCGCACTGATCCTACCCGCAGCCCAAGGGAACAAGATGGGGCTCTTGGGTCTCGTCCTGGCTCCGGATTTCGAGAAGACCGGTCACCTCTTTCTCGCTTGGGACAAGCAGCTCGGGGAGCGCCGCTTCGAGTTGCGCATGGAGCGCTACCGCTTGGAGGGTAATAAGCTGGTCGAGCCGAAGACCATCATTGAAGGGATCGCCGCGAATCAGAATCACACCGGCTGCCGCCTCGAATTCGGTCCGGATGGGAAGCTCTACATGACCACTGGCGATGCCGACCAAGCCGAGGGTTCCCAGAAGCTTGATCAGCTCCACGGCAAGATCCTGCGCTTTAACGCGGACGGGAGCGTGCCGGACGACAATCCCTTCGTGGGCAAGGAGGGCGCTCGCCCCGAGATCTGGTCCTACGGCCACCGGAATCCGCAGGGCCTCGCCTTCCAACCCGGGACCGGCCGCCTCTACGAATCCGAGCACGGCCCGCTTCATGGGGATGAGGTGAACTTGATCGAAAAGGGCGCAAACTACGGCTGGCCCGTGATTTCGCACCGCCGCGAGGCCGAGGGGATGCGCGTGCCGCTGATCGAAGTCACCCCGGCGGTCGGCCCCGGCAGGCTGCTCTTTTACCAAGGGAAAGCCTTCCCGGAGTTGCGCGGCTCGCTGCTGCTGTGCTGCCTCCGCGGCTCGGCGGTCTTCCGGATTTCCCTCGGCGGCGATGGGCTGCCGGTCCACATCGAGCGCCTCTGGCACGAGAAATGGGGGCGGATCCGCTTCATCAATGAGGCTCCGGACGGCTCACTGTGGCTCGGCACTTCCATGCAGGATCCGCCCGAAGGCCGGCCGAACGAAGGTGATGACAAGCTGATCCACATCACCGCCGACCCAAAGGGCACGGTCGAAAAGGTGGCGGGAAACGCCGTCGAGCCGGTGCTTTTGACTCCGGCAACGGTCGATCCGGAAAAAATCATTGCCGCCGCCTGTGCCTCCTGTCACGGACCCGGCCTCGCCGGCGGTGAAAAGCGCGGACTTCTTTCAGGGGAGTTCAAACATGTCACAAATCCCGCCGATTTGGAAAAAACGATTCGCGATGGCCTCCCCGCTGCGGGCATGCCTCCGGCCTCGGGGCTGTTGAGCGACAGGCAGATAGGCATTGTTGCCGAGTTCATTCGCCAGAAGCGGGCCGCATCTTCGAATTGA
- a CDS encoding Fur family transcriptional regulator, translating to MPAEISGLRMTRQRWEVYRLLMDQRDHPTANDVFMRIKDRLPNISLATVYNCLEALVQHGLIRQVNFERESSRFCPNLEEHGHFHDKRSGVIHDVTFKPGTNLADFLDLPPGTVITDVEITLRGEIPGTPV from the coding sequence ATGCCGGCCGAAATCTCCGGGCTGCGCATGACCCGCCAACGCTGGGAGGTCTATCGCCTGCTGATGGACCAGCGCGATCACCCGACCGCGAACGATGTTTTCATGCGGATCAAGGATCGCCTGCCGAATATCTCGCTGGCAACGGTCTACAACTGCCTCGAAGCGCTGGTGCAGCACGGCCTGATCCGCCAGGTGAACTTCGAGCGCGAGTCCTCCCGCTTTTGCCCGAATCTCGAGGAGCACGGCCACTTCCACGACAAGCGGAGCGGCGTGATTCACGACGTGACCTTCAAGCCCGGCACCAACCTCGCCGACTTCCTCGACCTGCCGCCCGGCACCGTCATCACCGACGTGGAGATCACCCTCCGCGGCGAAATCCCCGGCACTCCGGTTTAG
- the sufC gene encoding Fe-S cluster assembly ATPase SufC translates to MSLVITDLHATLEDGTEILKGVSLEIPAGEVHAIMGPNGSGKSTLSKVIAGHEGYVVTSGSVTLDGEDIFEMSIDERSRAGIFLAFQYPAEVPGVSNANFIRAALQSRLPKGEEIDAVAYYKNLYSKMDLLEMDRKFTARSVNEGFSGGEKKRNEILQMMMLEPKYCILDETDSGLDIDALKIVAKGVNAMRSPERGMLLITHYQRLLDYIAPDHVHVMAAGKIVRSGGPELALELEKNGYDFLKEEALVTA, encoded by the coding sequence ATGTCCCTCGTCATCACCGACCTGCACGCCACGCTCGAAGACGGCACCGAGATCCTCAAGGGCGTCTCCCTTGAAATCCCTGCCGGGGAAGTCCACGCGATCATGGGCCCGAACGGCTCCGGAAAATCGACCCTCTCCAAGGTGATCGCCGGCCACGAAGGTTACGTCGTCACCAGCGGTTCCGTGACCCTCGACGGCGAGGACATCTTCGAGATGTCGATCGACGAGCGCTCCCGCGCCGGCATCTTCCTCGCCTTCCAGTATCCGGCGGAAGTCCCGGGCGTCTCGAATGCCAACTTCATCCGCGCCGCTCTCCAATCCCGCTTGCCGAAGGGTGAGGAGATCGACGCTGTCGCTTACTACAAGAACCTCTACTCGAAGATGGATCTGCTGGAGATGGACCGCAAGTTCACCGCCCGCTCCGTCAACGAGGGCTTCTCCGGTGGTGAGAAGAAGCGGAATGAAATCCTTCAGATGATGATGCTGGAGCCGAAATACTGCATCCTCGACGAGACCGACTCCGGTCTCGATATCGACGCGCTGAAGATCGTCGCGAAGGGCGTGAATGCCATGCGTTCCCCGGAACGCGGTATGCTCCTCATCACTCACTACCAGCGCCTGCTGGATTACATCGCCCCGGACCACGTCCACGTGATGGCCGCGGGCAAGATCGTCCGTTCGGGCGGCCCTGAACTGGCCCTCGAGCTGGAGAAGAACGGTTACGATTTCCTCAAGGAAGAAGCATTGGTCACGGCCTGA
- the dps gene encoding DNA starvation/stationary phase protection protein Dps produces the protein MKLRKTRHPLDKQSREKSVALLNDFLVLAIDLRLQVKQAHWNVRGPNFISLHELFDRLAGELEETIDELAERVTALGGRALGTANRIASKTDLDDLPKKATGGAELVALIADRYASVAECAGLAIERAQKVDDEVTADLFIKTAHGLDRALWFLEATLEVAPEPCGCEESCSVPSPESDGVAADMKSGA, from the coding sequence ATGAAACTGCGCAAGACACGTCATCCCCTCGACAAGCAGAGCCGCGAAAAATCCGTCGCCCTGCTGAACGACTTCCTTGTACTCGCCATCGACCTCCGGCTTCAGGTGAAGCAGGCCCACTGGAATGTCCGCGGGCCGAACTTCATCAGCCTTCACGAGCTCTTCGACCGCTTGGCCGGCGAGCTGGAGGAAACGATTGATGAGTTGGCGGAGCGTGTCACCGCACTGGGTGGTCGTGCCCTCGGCACGGCGAACCGCATCGCCAGCAAGACCGATCTCGACGATCTGCCGAAGAAGGCGACCGGGGGTGCGGAACTGGTTGCCCTGATCGCGGACCGTTATGCTTCTGTTGCCGAATGCGCCGGGCTCGCCATCGAGCGTGCGCAGAAGGTGGACGACGAAGTCACTGCCGACCTTTTCATCAAGACCGCGCACGGCCTCGACCGCGCGCTGTGGTTCCTCGAAGCCACGCTCGAAGTCGCACCGGAGCCGTGCGGCTGCGAGGAGAGTTGTTCCGTTCCAAGTCCCGAATCCGACGGGGTGGCCGCAGACATGAAGTCCGGCGCCTAG